In Janibacter alkaliphilus, the following proteins share a genomic window:
- the cimA gene encoding citramalate synthase, giving the protein MHGFDVYDTTMRDGAQQQGINLSVADKLTIARHLDDLGVTHIEGGWPGANPNDTEFFARAAQELQLRTATLAAFGATRRAGGSAATDPQVTALLDAGTPVVTLVAKSHVGHVERALKTTREENLAMIADTVAHLVAHGRTVVVDTEHFFDGYLLDRDYALACVSAAVEAGADCVALCDTNGGMLPGQVHDAVADVIASTGARVGIHCHNDTGCAVASSMAAVEAGATHVQGTINGYGERTGNADLVTVVANLQLKKGMDLVEPYRLQDATRIAHAISEVTNFPPFSRQPYVGAGAFAHKAGLHASAIKVDPDLYQHIDPKDVGNDMRMLVSDMAGRASIELKSREFGVDLAGDDEALARVLARVKELEQRGYTFDAADASFELLLRRLLGEEDLELARIESWRIMTDARGGEDALSEATVKVHAGGQRIVATGEGNGPVNALDEALRQAFGVVYPEIAELELIDYRVRILDAAHGTDAITRVLIETSDGASSWTTVGVAGNIVEASWEALLDGITYGLRRAGVDPR; this is encoded by the coding sequence ATGCACGGCTTCGACGTCTACGACACGACGATGCGCGACGGGGCGCAGCAGCAGGGGATCAACCTCTCCGTCGCTGACAAGCTGACCATCGCCCGTCACCTCGACGACCTCGGCGTCACCCACATCGAAGGGGGATGGCCCGGGGCCAACCCCAACGACACCGAGTTCTTCGCCCGGGCCGCGCAGGAGCTGCAGCTGCGCACCGCGACCCTGGCCGCCTTCGGCGCCACCCGGCGGGCCGGCGGCAGCGCCGCCACCGACCCGCAGGTCACCGCGCTGCTCGACGCCGGAACCCCGGTGGTCACCCTCGTCGCCAAGTCCCACGTCGGGCACGTCGAGCGCGCGCTGAAGACCACCCGCGAGGAGAACCTCGCGATGATCGCCGACACCGTCGCCCACCTCGTCGCCCACGGGCGCACCGTCGTCGTCGACACCGAGCACTTCTTCGACGGCTACCTCCTCGACCGTGACTACGCGCTGGCGTGCGTCTCCGCGGCGGTCGAGGCCGGCGCCGACTGCGTCGCCCTGTGCGACACCAACGGCGGGATGCTGCCCGGGCAGGTGCACGACGCCGTCGCCGACGTCATCGCCAGCACCGGCGCGCGGGTGGGCATCCACTGCCACAACGACACCGGCTGCGCGGTGGCCAGCAGCATGGCCGCGGTCGAGGCCGGGGCCACCCACGTGCAGGGGACGATCAACGGCTACGGCGAGCGCACCGGCAACGCCGACCTCGTCACCGTCGTCGCCAACCTCCAGCTGAAGAAGGGCATGGACCTCGTCGAGCCCTACCGGCTGCAGGACGCCACCCGGATCGCGCACGCGATCAGCGAGGTCACCAACTTCCCGCCGTTCTCCCGGCAGCCCTACGTCGGGGCCGGCGCCTTCGCGCACAAGGCAGGGCTGCACGCCTCGGCGATCAAGGTCGACCCCGACCTCTACCAGCACATCGACCCCAAGGACGTCGGCAACGACATGCGGATGCTCGTCTCCGACATGGCCGGCCGGGCGAGCATCGAGCTGAAGAGCCGCGAGTTCGGGGTGGACCTCGCCGGTGACGACGAGGCGCTGGCGCGGGTGCTGGCCCGGGTCAAGGAGCTCGAGCAGCGCGGCTACACCTTCGACGCGGCCGACGCCTCCTTCGAGCTGCTGCTGCGTCGCCTCCTCGGCGAGGAGGACCTCGAGCTCGCCCGGATCGAGTCCTGGCGGATCATGACCGATGCCCGCGGCGGCGAGGACGCGCTCTCCGAGGCCACCGTGAAGGTGCACGCCGGCGGGCAGCGGATCGTCGCGACCGGCGAGGGCAACGGCCCGGTGAACGCCCTCGACGAGGCGCTGCGCCAGGCCTTCGGCGTCGTATACCCGGAGATCGCCGAGCTGGAGCTCATCGACTACCGGGTGCGCATCCTCGACGCCGCGCACGGGACCGACGCGATCACCCGGGTGCTCATCGAGACCAGCGACGGCGCCAGCTCGTGGACCACCGTCGGCGTGGCCGGCAACATCGTCGAGGCCTCCTGGGAGGCGCTGCTCGACGGCATCACCTACGGGCTGCGCCGCGCCGGGGTCGACCCGCGCTGA